One part of the Thermodesulfobacterium commune DSM 2178 genome encodes these proteins:
- a CDS encoding acylphosphatase codes for MKRVHVYISGKVQGVYFRAYTEEEALRLGVKGWVRNLPDGRVEAVFEGEDEAVDQMVAWCHRGSPYAKVTHVEVIEEPYKGEFTDFRIRR; via the coding sequence ATGAAAAGGGTACATGTTTATATCTCTGGTAAGGTACAAGGAGTTTATTTTAGAGCTTATACAGAAGAAGAAGCTTTAAGACTTGGGGTAAAAGGTTGGGTGAGAAACCTTCCTGACGGAAGGGTTGAGGCGGTATTTGAAGGCGAAGACGAGGCAGTCGATCAGATGGTAGCCTGGTGTCATCGAGGCTCTCCTTATGCTAAGGTGACTCACGTAGAGGTGATAGAAGAGCCTTATAAAGGTGAATTTACTGATTTTAGGATAAGACGTTAA
- a CDS encoding M20/M25/M40 family metallo-hydrolase: MIDVDRLVLEFQTLLSIESPSKKEGKLAHYLADIFEALGYRCFFDKSAENTGSEVGNLIVKIPGMIPAPPIFFCAHLDTVGPCENPKIIFENGVFKTDGRTILGADDKSGIAILIELARVLRENRFPHPPLEFIFTTCEEIGLLGAKFLDLELIDAKEGYVLDSENPEVVTIGAPSSYKFKIKVKGKAAHAGLEPEKGVNAIHVLSKLIAELNPGRIDQESTMNIGIISGGKYVNIVPETAEAEGEIRSHNAKTLESMIQQIEDLCAKVEKGYQPKIDDLPKVSVRFEKLYQAFLILPDDPILQPIKQAGEKLGISLSFIKKEGGSDANIFNERGKKAVILGTGMQKVHTTEEFIRVKDLVKATQIVVEIVKAKGESFK, translated from the coding sequence ATGATCGATGTAGACAGATTAGTTTTAGAATTTCAAACCCTTCTTTCTATAGAAAGTCCTTCGAAAAAAGAAGGAAAACTTGCTCATTATCTGGCAGACATCTTTGAGGCTCTTGGATATCGTTGTTTTTTTGATAAGTCTGCAGAAAATACCGGTTCAGAGGTAGGAAATCTTATCGTTAAAATCCCTGGAATGATCCCAGCTCCTCCTATATTTTTTTGTGCTCACCTTGATACAGTAGGTCCTTGTGAAAATCCTAAGATTATTTTTGAAAACGGGGTTTTTAAAACTGACGGGAGGACCATCCTCGGGGCTGACGATAAATCAGGTATAGCTATCTTGATAGAATTAGCCAGAGTTCTTAGAGAAAACCGATTCCCCCATCCGCCTTTAGAGTTTATTTTTACCACCTGCGAAGAGATAGGGTTGTTAGGTGCTAAGTTTCTTGATTTAGAATTGATAGATGCTAAAGAAGGATATGTTTTAGACAGTGAAAATCCAGAGGTAGTAACCATCGGCGCCCCATCTTCCTATAAATTTAAGATTAAGGTTAAAGGAAAAGCTGCCCATGCAGGTCTTGAACCAGAAAAAGGGGTAAATGCTATTCACGTGTTATCAAAACTGATAGCTGAGTTAAATCCCGGGAGAATAGACCAAGAAAGTACGATGAACATAGGTATTATCTCAGGGGGTAAATACGTTAACATAGTGCCAGAAACTGCAGAGGCAGAAGGAGAGATAAGAAGTCATAACGCAAAGACCTTAGAAAGTATGATTCAACAGATAGAAGACCTTTGTGCAAAGGTAGAAAAAGGTTATCAACCTAAAATAGATGATTTACCTAAGGTTTCTGTAAGGTTTGAAAAACTATATCAAGCTTTTTTAATCCTTCCTGATGACCCTATTTTACAACCTATAAAACAAGCCGGGGAAAAGTTAGGAATAAGTCTCTCCTTTATAAAGAAGGAGGGAGGGTCAGACGCTAACATTTTTAACGAGAGAGGGAAAAAAGCGGTAATTTTAGGCACAGGGATGCAAAAGGTTCATACCACAGAAGAGTTCATCAGGGTAAAAGACCTGGTAAAAGCCACCCAAATTGTTGTTGAGATCGTAAAGGCCAAGGGTGAGTCTTTTAAATAA
- a CDS encoding ComF family protein: protein MSLLNKVLDFFFPEFCEVCNHHLKPQEVFVCRRCLNTLPFLKLYCQRCGSLVSESLLEKGIDRIEYCSYCSQKNFYFDRVFALFQYKEPVSEWLVRIKFAQDFRLAFALGKLIRGFFSFLLSDVDMILPVPLSIERLRERGFNQSALLAWGFLGRKPFSEAIFRVKCTKPQTELTGKERWENVKGAFLAKDWIKEKKVLLIDDVMTTGATVNEAAKALKMKGAKEVYVLVVARNQLL, encoded by the coding sequence GTGAGTCTTTTAAATAAAGTTCTCGATTTTTTCTTTCCAGAGTTTTGTGAAGTCTGCAACCATCATCTTAAACCTCAAGAAGTATTTGTTTGTAGGCGATGTTTAAACACACTACCTTTTTTAAAGCTTTATTGCCAAAGATGTGGAAGTTTGGTATCTGAAAGCCTGCTTGAAAAAGGTATAGATAGGATAGAATATTGCTCCTATTGTTCCCAAAAAAACTTTTATTTTGATAGAGTTTTTGCCCTTTTTCAGTATAAGGAACCTGTTTCTGAGTGGCTGGTGAGGATAAAGTTTGCTCAAGATTTTAGGTTGGCTTTTGCCCTGGGAAAACTGATAAGGGGATTTTTTTCTTTCTTACTTAGCGATGTTGATATGATCCTCCCTGTTCCTCTTTCTATTGAGCGGTTAAGAGAACGAGGGTTCAACCAAAGTGCTCTTTTAGCCTGGGGTTTCCTTGGAAGAAAACCCTTTTCAGAAGCTATATTCAGGGTTAAATGTACCAAACCTCAAACCGAGCTTACCGGTAAAGAACGTTGGGAAAACGTAAAAGGAGCCTTTTTAGCCAAAGATTGGATAAAAGAGAAAAAGGTTCTTCTTATAGACGATGTAATGACTACAGGTGCTACGGTAAACGAAGCAGCTAAAGCTTTAAAGATGAAAGGAGCAAAAGAGGTATACGTGTTGGTGGTAGCAAGAAATCAGTTGCTGTAA
- the rfaE2 gene encoding D-glycero-beta-D-manno-heptose 1-phosphate adenylyltransferase: MLNISLVQIKPTSDLKQNVETIKELLTKAKGNLVVFPELALTGYDVDLKSLNQEKVLSFLLEITQVLSNDKVVLLGAPWYDEDRIFNAVYRLTRDKVEPLAQKFLLFPGLDEPFTPGVGTRIFELAGFSLGVLICFELRSPEFARDLIKAGADILLVFALWPVERMKHWLNLSWARAVENQTYLVGVNGCGFSLVVSPEGEVLTQLTDKQPEVFEFVLPERFNPLIYPLKTPFFPQKNKLKTLEELKRHVAKRRAKGQKMVFTNGCFDLLHAGHVDYLEKARSLGDFLVIGLNSDLSVRKIKGPERPVNPQEFRARVLSGLECVDYIVLFDEETPERLIKELKPDFLVKGSDWKEDQIVGADFVKSYGGKVIRIDFSYQVSTTGLIGKIKQSH, from the coding sequence ATGCTAAACATTTCTTTAGTTCAAATAAAACCAACCTCCGATTTAAAACAAAACGTAGAGACCATTAAAGAGCTTTTAACCAAGGCTAAAGGAAATTTAGTGGTTTTTCCTGAATTAGCCCTTACTGGATATGATGTAGATTTAAAAAGTTTAAACCAAGAAAAAGTTTTATCTTTTCTCTTAGAAATAACACAGGTTTTATCAAACGATAAGGTAGTTCTCCTTGGAGCTCCTTGGTATGATGAAGATAGAATTTTTAATGCAGTTTATCGTTTAACTAGAGATAAGGTAGAACCTTTAGCCCAAAAATTCCTTCTTTTCCCAGGATTAGACGAGCCTTTTACCCCTGGTGTAGGTACGAGAATTTTTGAATTAGCAGGTTTTTCTTTAGGGGTGTTGATTTGTTTTGAACTTAGGTCTCCTGAGTTTGCCAGAGACCTTATAAAGGCAGGTGCAGACATTCTTTTGGTGTTTGCTCTTTGGCCTGTAGAAAGGATGAAACACTGGTTGAATCTAAGCTGGGCAAGGGCTGTTGAAAATCAAACTTATCTGGTTGGGGTCAACGGATGTGGGTTTTCTTTGGTGGTTTCTCCTGAAGGGGAGGTTTTAACTCAGCTTACGGATAAACAACCAGAGGTCTTTGAGTTTGTGTTGCCAGAAAGGTTTAATCCTCTTATCTATCCGCTTAAAACCCCATTTTTCCCCCAAAAAAACAAGCTTAAAACCCTTGAAGAACTGAAAAGACATGTGGCTAAAAGAAGGGCTAAGGGTCAAAAGATGGTTTTTACCAACGGATGTTTTGACCTTCTTCATGCCGGCCATGTAGACTATCTCGAAAAGGCACGGTCTTTAGGAGATTTTTTAGTCATAGGGTTAAACAGCGACCTTTCAGTAAGAAAAATTAAAGGACCAGAAAGACCAGTTAACCCTCAGGAATTTAGAGCCAGGGTCCTCTCTGGTCTTGAATGTGTGGATTATATAGTTCTCTTTGATGAAGAAACCCCAGAAAGGCTTATAAAGGAGCTAAAACCCGATTTTTTAGTAAAAGGATCAGACTGGAAAGAAGACCAGATTGTAGGTGCAGATTTTGTGAAAAGTTATGGAGGAAAAGTTATACGTATCGATTTTTCTTATCAAGTTTCTACTACAGGATTAATAGGTAAGATTAAGCAATCTCATTAA
- the flgM gene encoding flagellar biosynthesis anti-sigma factor FlgM yields MKINDFLGVNVENLKNLKEAKKREEVVSSEVKPKEGEAKAKEASPAVVELSSQNLIEKAVKRASQLPEIREEKVAQIKAQIEAGTYNVSNREIARAMVGTLLNEIA; encoded by the coding sequence ATGAAAATCAACGACTTTTTAGGGGTAAACGTTGAAAATCTTAAGAACTTAAAAGAGGCTAAAAAAAGAGAAGAGGTAGTTTCTTCAGAGGTTAAACCAAAGGAAGGCGAAGCAAAGGCTAAGGAGGCTTCTCCTGCGGTGGTAGAGCTTTCTTCTCAAAACTTAATAGAAAAAGCTGTTAAAAGGGCTTCTCAACTTCCTGAGATAAGAGAAGAAAAGGTTGCTCAAATTAAAGCTCAAATCGAGGCCGGGACTTATAACGTCTCTAACAGAGAGATCGCAAGAGCTATGGTAGGTACTCTCCTTAATGAGATTGCTTAA
- a CDS encoding L,D-transpeptidase family protein has translation MDKKTFSLKIKNRFLKVFLFLLITLLMTSSGYALTLLIDKGERTLKVLENQKIQKVYPVGLGLESLLPKEKRGDFLTPEGLYKITDIRPSKSFGYFIEINYPNLNDLGWAYYKGFISKEQLVVYLETFLANGKVEHTPLGSKIGIHGGGVYKKEKGKKDYFWTQGCIALEDRDLRDLLTRISEGQKVVILNSRKPLYEILKKLIYPVRIKPLDFLEGELYLKLNDYVFLTFALRETYQGARYLEIKKWVQGELKEQIRSDEFGKVNREAQLKNILLENLENLLNPYKNLEF, from the coding sequence ATGGACAAAAAAACTTTTAGTTTGAAGATAAAAAACAGGTTTTTAAAAGTTTTTTTATTTTTGTTGATAACCTTATTGATGACAAGCTCAGGTTACGCTTTAACACTTTTGATAGACAAGGGAGAAAGAACCTTAAAGGTTTTAGAGAATCAGAAAATACAAAAAGTTTATCCTGTAGGGTTGGGGTTAGAGAGCCTACTTCCTAAGGAAAAAAGGGGGGACTTTTTAACCCCAGAAGGCCTTTATAAGATAACTGACATAAGACCTTCTAAAAGCTTTGGTTATTTTATAGAAATAAACTATCCTAACTTAAACGACCTTGGATGGGCATATTACAAAGGGTTTATTTCTAAAGAACAGTTGGTCGTGTATTTGGAAACCTTTTTAGCTAATGGTAAAGTAGAACATACGCCTTTAGGAAGTAAGATAGGAATACATGGGGGTGGTGTTTATAAGAAAGAAAAGGGGAAGAAGGATTATTTTTGGACTCAAGGGTGTATTGCTTTGGAGGATAGAGATCTGAGGGACCTTTTAACTAGGATTTCTGAAGGGCAAAAGGTAGTTATCTTAAACTCACGAAAGCCTCTTTATGAAATATTAAAGAAACTAATTTATCCTGTTAGGATTAAGCCTTTGGATTTTTTGGAAGGTGAGTTATATTTAAAATTAAATGATTATGTATTTTTAACCTTTGCCCTTAGAGAAACCTATCAAGGAGCTCGGTATTTAGAGATAAAAAAATGGGTGCAAGGGGAACTTAAAGAACAGATAAGGAGTGACGAGTTTGGTAAGGTTAATCGAGAAGCCCAACTTAAAAACATCCTTTTAGAAAATTTAGAAAATTTATTAAATCCTTATAAAAATCTGGAGTTTTAG
- the panC gene encoding pantoate--beta-alanine ligase, translating into MVEVIKTIPEMKAKVKELKKQGYKIGFVPTMGYLHEGHLSLVRKAKSLADKVVVSIFVNPLQFGPREDFREYPRDLERDLSLLEKENVDVVFVPSEEEMYPSDYQTYVEVVNLTDKLCGAFRPGHFKGVTTVVLKLFNIIQPDIAVFGEKDYQQLLVIKQMVKDLNLDIEIVGSPTVREPDGLAMSSRNIYLSPKERESAVSLNRALELAEKLVKEGEKNPEKIKKTLFEFLRMHPYLIVQYIEIVDPETLDPVEVIEKPVVCAIAAYVGKARLIDNRLIKP; encoded by the coding sequence ATGGTTGAGGTAATAAAAACCATCCCTGAGATGAAGGCCAAGGTTAAAGAGCTAAAAAAACAAGGGTATAAAATAGGTTTTGTACCTACGATGGGTTATCTGCATGAAGGCCATCTTTCTTTGGTAAGAAAGGCCAAATCCCTTGCGGATAAAGTAGTAGTAAGCATTTTTGTTAATCCTTTACAGTTTGGCCCAAGAGAAGATTTTAGAGAATATCCAAGGGATTTAGAACGCGATTTAAGCTTGTTAGAAAAGGAAAATGTAGACGTGGTTTTTGTACCTTCAGAAGAAGAAATGTATCCCTCGGATTATCAAACCTATGTAGAGGTAGTAAACCTGACTGATAAGTTGTGTGGAGCTTTTAGACCAGGACATTTTAAAGGAGTTACCACGGTTGTGTTAAAGCTTTTTAACATCATACAGCCTGATATAGCCGTTTTTGGAGAAAAGGATTATCAACAACTTTTGGTTATAAAACAGATGGTAAAAGACTTAAACCTTGATATAGAAATTGTTGGTAGCCCTACTGTAAGAGAGCCAGATGGACTTGCGATGAGTTCAAGAAACATTTATCTATCTCCTAAGGAAAGAGAATCTGCGGTAAGTTTAAACCGGGCGCTTGAACTTGCTGAAAAATTAGTAAAAGAAGGAGAAAAAAATCCTGAGAAAATAAAGAAAACCCTTTTTGAATTCTTAAGAATGCATCCTTACTTAATAGTTCAGTATATAGAGATCGTAGACCCAGAGACTTTGGACCCGGTAGAAGTAATAGAAAAACCTGTGGTTTGTGCGATCGCTGCTTATGTAGGGAAGGCAAGACTTATAGATAATAGATTGATAAAACCTTAA
- the panD gene encoding aspartate 1-decarboxylase codes for MLIKLLKSKIHLATITDKNLLYEGSLTLDKELIKKANLRPFEAVWIYNINNGIRFETYLIEGEKGEVVLNGAAARLGEIGDRIIIASYAWVPENELESFYTTLVYLDEKNQVLNLKKVSSY; via the coding sequence ATGCTGATAAAACTGCTAAAAAGTAAAATTCATTTAGCCACGATAACTGATAAAAATTTGCTATATGAAGGTTCGTTAACCTTAGATAAAGAACTTATCAAAAAAGCTAATCTTAGACCTTTTGAAGCTGTATGGATTTACAATATTAACAACGGGATCAGGTTTGAAACCTATCTTATAGAGGGAGAAAAAGGCGAGGTGGTTTTAAACGGAGCAGCCGCAAGGTTAGGCGAGATCGGAGATAGGATTATCATAGCCTCTTATGCTTGGGTCCCTGAAAATGAGTTAGAAAGCTTTTATACCACTTTAGTTTATTTAGACGAAAAAAATCAGGTCTTAAATCTTAAAAAGGTTTCTTCTTATTGA
- the rimO gene encoding 30S ribosomal protein S12 methylthiotransferase RimO, with amino-acid sequence MSEKRLRIYPVSLGCAKNKADFEKLLALLIKQGAEIVLVPEEATHFWVNTCAFIKPAVEESLEHIFDLGEIKKQGQALIVSGCLTGRYGAEKLKELLPEVDEFYGIEPYQYFAKQEPYERILTENPFYAFLKISEGCNRNCAYCTIPQIRGRLKSKPVDLLLKEAEFLLTLGVKELILVAQDITSYGLDLKPKVDLVNLVKTLSKLPFEFRIRLLYLYPVPNLKRLLEDLLSIPKVVPYFDLPIQHAHPEILKAMRRPNHIESLAETIFYLRTVIPEVAFRTTVMVGFPGEGEKEFEFLCNFLQEIEFDYLGVFPFYPEEGTLAEKLPAKVPYRERLRRRREVLRLQKEISKKRLKLRKGKEEEVLLLGEDEKGRFWGISKAQAPEVDGITYLLLPKGSKLNLTPGELIKGKVKKSTTYDLYVEPIIK; translated from the coding sequence GTGAGTGAAAAAAGACTGAGGATCTATCCTGTAAGCCTTGGTTGTGCCAAAAACAAGGCTGATTTTGAAAAGTTACTTGCCCTGTTGATTAAACAAGGGGCAGAAATAGTTCTTGTTCCTGAAGAAGCAACCCACTTTTGGGTTAATACCTGTGCTTTTATTAAACCGGCGGTAGAAGAATCGTTAGAACATATTTTTGATTTAGGGGAGATTAAAAAACAAGGGCAAGCCCTTATAGTTTCTGGTTGTCTAACAGGAAGATACGGGGCAGAAAAGTTAAAAGAACTTTTACCTGAGGTAGACGAATTTTACGGGATAGAACCTTATCAGTATTTTGCTAAACAAGAGCCGTATGAAAGAATACTAACAGAAAATCCCTTTTATGCCTTTTTAAAGATCTCAGAAGGTTGTAATAGAAACTGTGCTTATTGTACCATCCCTCAGATAAGAGGGCGTCTAAAAAGTAAGCCTGTAGATTTATTGCTAAAGGAAGCCGAGTTTTTACTTACCCTTGGGGTAAAGGAACTTATCTTGGTAGCTCAGGACATAACTTCTTATGGTTTAGACCTAAAACCAAAAGTAGATTTAGTAAATCTGGTTAAAACCCTGAGTAAACTTCCTTTTGAGTTTAGGATAAGGTTACTTTATCTTTATCCTGTGCCTAACCTAAAAAGATTGCTAGAAGATCTTTTATCCATACCTAAGGTAGTTCCTTATTTTGACCTCCCTATCCAGCATGCTCATCCAGAGATTTTAAAAGCCATGAGAAGGCCTAATCACATAGAGTCTTTGGCAGAAACTATATTTTATCTTAGAACGGTAATCCCAGAGGTTGCGTTCAGGACTACGGTGATGGTTGGTTTTCCTGGGGAAGGAGAAAAAGAGTTTGAGTTCCTTTGTAATTTTTTACAAGAGATTGAGTTTGATTACTTAGGGGTATTCCCTTTTTATCCTGAAGAAGGTACCTTAGCTGAAAAACTTCCAGCTAAGGTCCCTTACAGAGAAAGGTTAAGAAGAAGACGGGAAGTTTTGAGACTACAGAAAGAGATTTCTAAAAAAAGGTTAAAGTTAAGAAAAGGGAAGGAAGAAGAGGTGCTTTTGTTAGGGGAAGATGAAAAAGGAAGATTTTGGGGGATATCTAAAGCTCAAGCCCCTGAGGTAGACGGTATCACTTATCTTCTTTTGCCTAAAGGCTCAAAACTTAATTTAACTCCAGGAGAATTAATCAAAGGAAAGGTAAAAAAGTCAACCACCTATGATTTATATGTTGAGCCTATTATAAAATAA
- the hslU gene encoding ATP-dependent protease ATPase subunit HslU — MNEPKEFTPREIVAELNRYIVGQDRAKKAVAIAMRNRWRRQQLKEDLKEEIYPKNILMIGPTGVGKTEIARRLAKLSNAPFLKVEATKFTEVGYVGRDVESMIRDLVHIAVKMVREEEEKKVLEKAKTLAEERLVDLLIPPISSKVEYDPLTREKFLKMLRDGVLNDRYVEIEVEASQKPPTIEIFAASGLEEIEMQLRDMLSTILPFKPKKRKVKVKEALEILTKEEAAKLIDMDKVIKEAIRRTETNGIIFIDEIDKIASRGEGHGPDVSREGVQRDLLPIVEGTTVNTKYGMVRTDYILFIGSGAFHIAKPSDLIPELQGRFPIRVELDPLTKEDFIRILTETENAIIKQYKALLATEQVEIDFTPEAIEEIAKVAFELNQKMENIGARRLYTVMEKVLEDISFEAPDIAPTRVVITPEYVREKLENIIQDQELAKFIL; from the coding sequence ATGAATGAGCCAAAAGAGTTTACTCCAAGAGAAATCGTAGCAGAGCTTAACAGGTATATCGTAGGACAAGATAGGGCAAAAAAGGCTGTTGCCATAGCTATGCGTAACCGCTGGAGAAGACAACAGTTAAAGGAAGATTTAAAAGAAGAGATCTATCCTAAAAATATCTTGATGATCGGGCCTACAGGGGTTGGAAAAACAGAGATAGCAAGAAGGTTAGCCAAACTTTCTAACGCTCCCTTTCTAAAAGTAGAGGCCACCAAGTTTACTGAAGTAGGTTATGTAGGTAGAGACGTAGAATCGATGATAAGAGATTTAGTCCATATAGCTGTTAAAATGGTAAGAGAAGAGGAAGAGAAAAAGGTTTTAGAAAAGGCAAAAACTTTAGCAGAAGAAAGGTTGGTAGATCTTCTTATACCTCCTATTTCTTCAAAGGTAGAATATGACCCTCTCACCAGGGAAAAATTTCTTAAAATGCTAAGAGATGGGGTTTTAAATGACAGGTATGTAGAAATTGAAGTTGAGGCCTCCCAAAAACCTCCTACCATAGAAATCTTTGCAGCCTCAGGGTTAGAAGAAATAGAAATGCAACTTAGAGATATGCTTTCTACCATTTTACCGTTTAAACCTAAAAAAAGAAAAGTAAAGGTGAAAGAAGCCTTAGAGATTTTAACCAAAGAAGAAGCAGCTAAGCTTATAGACATGGACAAGGTAATAAAGGAAGCCATAAGAAGGACGGAGACAAACGGCATCATCTTTATAGATGAAATAGACAAGATTGCAAGTCGAGGAGAAGGGCATGGCCCTGATGTTTCAAGGGAAGGGGTTCAAAGAGACTTACTCCCCATCGTAGAAGGAACCACGGTTAACACCAAGTATGGAATGGTAAGAACAGATTACATTCTCTTCATCGGAAGTGGAGCCTTCCATATCGCTAAACCTTCGGATTTGATACCAGAACTTCAGGGTAGGTTTCCTATTAGAGTAGAATTGGATCCTTTAACCAAAGAAGATTTTATCCGAATCCTTACTGAAACTGAAAATGCTATCATCAAACAATACAAAGCCCTGTTAGCTACTGAACAAGTAGAGATAGATTTTACTCCAGAAGCTATAGAAGAAATTGCTAAAGTTGCCTTTGAACTTAATCAAAAGATGGAAAACATCGGTGCAAGAAGACTTTATACCGTAATGGAAAAAGTTTTAGAAGACATTTCTTTTGAGGCCCCAGATATCGCACCTACTAGAGTAGTAATCACCCCAGAATATGTAAGAGAAAAATTAGAAAATATTATACAAGATCAAGAGTTGGCAAAGTTTATTTTATAA
- the hslV gene encoding ATP-dependent protease subunit HslV, protein MFHGTTVIAVKKDGKVAIAGDGQVTFGNTILKHKAKKIRKLYKGNVVVGFAGSTADALTLFERLEKKLEAYGGQLLRAAVELAKDWRTDKILRRLEAFLIACDKEHILLISGAGDVVEPDEEVVAIGSGGPMALAAAKALLRYSELSAKEIAETAIKIAGEICIYTNSEITVEEL, encoded by the coding sequence ATGTTTCATGGGACAACTGTGATAGCGGTAAAAAAAGACGGCAAAGTAGCCATAGCAGGGGACGGTCAGGTCACTTTTGGCAATACCATCTTAAAGCACAAGGCCAAAAAAATAAGAAAACTCTATAAAGGTAACGTGGTGGTTGGTTTTGCGGGGTCTACGGCAGATGCTTTAACCCTGTTTGAGAGGTTAGAAAAAAAGCTTGAAGCTTATGGAGGACAGCTTTTAAGAGCTGCGGTTGAGCTTGCTAAAGATTGGAGGACAGATAAAATTTTAAGAAGGCTTGAAGCCTTTCTTATAGCTTGCGATAAAGAGCACATCCTCCTCATCTCAGGGGCAGGAGATGTGGTAGAGCCAGACGAAGAGGTGGTTGCCATAGGTTCAGGTGGTCCGATGGCCTTAGCAGCAGCCAAAGCCTTGCTAAGATATTCTGAGCTTTCTGCCAAAGAAATTGCAGAAACAGCCATCAAAATCGCAGGAGAAATCTGTATCTACACCAATTCAGAAATAACGGTTGAAGAGCTATGA
- a CDS encoding alcohol dehydrogenase catalytic domain-containing protein, giving the protein MKAWVIDKVGLLSPDSLKLVELPVPEVEEDEILVKVYFCGICHTELDEIEGRATPDILPVVPGHQIVGEVVEVGPKVEKFKIGDKVGAGWIYSSCQRCEYCERGLENLCQEFKATGKDVNGGYAEYFKIKETFAFAIPEGLTLMEAAPLFCAGAIGYRALKLTQLKGEEGETLGLSGFGASNHLVLKLVKALFPKVKTYVFARNPKQREHALSLGADWAGDFEDTPPEGLKAIIDTTPVWRPLLLLKHLKPNGRFIINAIRKEEQDKEKLLFLDYGRDLWLEKEIKSVANITCQDLEEFLSLAKRLKLKPDVIGYPFYEAPKALFELKEGKIKGAKVLVIEDPFVI; this is encoded by the coding sequence ATGAAGGCCTGGGTAATCGATAAGGTTGGGCTCCTCTCACCCGATTCTTTAAAGCTGGTTGAACTTCCTGTTCCAGAGGTTGAGGAGGACGAAATTTTGGTTAAGGTCTACTTTTGTGGGATTTGCCATACAGAGCTTGACGAAATTGAAGGGCGAGCCACACCAGACATTTTACCTGTTGTTCCAGGGCACCAAATAGTGGGAGAGGTAGTTGAGGTAGGGCCAAAAGTGGAAAAATTTAAGATAGGAGATAAAGTAGGAGCTGGTTGGATTTATAGTTCTTGCCAAAGGTGTGAATATTGTGAAAGAGGCTTAGAGAACCTTTGTCAAGAATTCAAAGCTACAGGTAAAGACGTTAATGGAGGGTATGCAGAATATTTTAAGATAAAAGAAACTTTTGCCTTCGCCATCCCTGAGGGGTTAACACTTATGGAAGCTGCACCTTTATTTTGTGCAGGGGCTATCGGATATAGAGCTCTAAAGCTTACTCAGCTAAAAGGTGAAGAAGGAGAAACCTTAGGGCTTTCTGGTTTTGGAGCCTCAAACCATTTAGTCCTAAAACTGGTAAAAGCCCTATTTCCTAAAGTCAAAACCTATGTATTTGCCAGAAACCCTAAACAAAGAGAACATGCACTGAGTCTTGGTGCAGATTGGGCAGGAGACTTTGAAGATACTCCACCTGAAGGTCTTAAAGCCATAATCGATACCACTCCAGTCTGGCGCCCTTTACTTCTCCTCAAGCATCTAAAACCAAACGGAAGGTTTATCATAAATGCCATCCGCAAGGAAGAGCAAGACAAAGAAAAACTTCTTTTTCTTGATTATGGAAGAGACCTGTGGCTTGAAAAAGAGATAAAGTCTGTGGCTAACATCACCTGTCAAGACCTTGAAGAGTTTTTGTCTCTTGCTAAAAGGTTAAAACTTAAGCCAGACGTTATAGGTTATCCTTTTTATGAAGCTCCCAAGGCCCTTTTTGAACTTAAAGAAGGTAAGATAAAAGGAGCTAAGGTCTTAGTGATAGAAGACCCTTTTGTCATATAA